The Antarcticibacterium flavum genome contains the following window.
GATGATGGATCTACAGATGGTAGCACAGAGATGATAAGGGAAATAAGCGACAGAAATCAAGATATATATCGAATATTATTCCAGGAAAATGCAGGAAAAGGTGCTGCACTTAAAGCAGGTTTTGAAGCCACTACCTCCCCCCTGCTGGGTTATATGGATGCCGATCTTCAAACCCATCCAGAAGATTTTGAACGATTACTGGTTTTTGCCAATGACTATGAACTTGTCACCGGCTGGAGGCAGGTGCGGGAAGATACTGGTGTCAAAAAGATCTCCTCCTTAGTAGGTAATAAGGTAAGGGGACTTTTCATCAATGATGGAATTCATGACACAGGATGCCCACTTAAGGTCATACATACCCAAAATGCTAAGCAAATACCCATGTTTACCGGCTTACAAAGGTTTATTCCCGCAATGATCCTTTTACAAAAGGGCAGGATAAAAGAAGTACCTGTTCCTCATTACCCACGAAGTGCCGGGGTATCAAAATACAGCTTTAAGAACAGGTTCCTGGGGCCATTGTTTGATTGCTTTGGATATGTATGGATGAAGAAGACTTACATCAATTACCATATAAAAGAAAAAAACACAAAATAGCTTGAAGCTGCTTCCACACCTTTACCATAAATATCCGCAGTTGCTTCTGCTCCTGGCCGGCAGCCTGGTTTTTCTTATGAACCTTGATGCACTTTTTGTGAATATCATGGAAGCCCGTAATTTTATAACTGCAAGGGAAATGCTGGTTCATGATAACTGGATCTTTACTACCATGAACGAGATGCCCAGGTATCAAAAGCCGCCCCTGCCCACATGGCTAACGGCAATAAGCGCAGGGATCTTTGGAGAGGAAAGCTTATATGCATATCGTCTTCCTGCCGCCCTGGCATCTTTATTTTTAATGTGGATATTCTACAGG
Protein-coding sequences here:
- a CDS encoding glycosyltransferase family 2 protein, producing MKYEFTIIIPVYNESESLKRLEEMLLEYLKKASKKTCVILVDDGSTDGSTEMIREISDRNQDIYRILFQENAGKGAALKAGFEATTSPLLGYMDADLQTHPEDFERLLVFANDYELVTGWRQVREDTGVKKISSLVGNKVRGLFINDGIHDTGCPLKVIHTQNAKQIPMFTGLQRFIPAMILLQKGRIKEVPVPHYPRSAGVSKYSFKNRFLGPLFDCFGYVWMKKTYINYHIKEKNTK